The Fusobacterium pseudoperiodonticum DNA window GAACAAAGTATGGTGTTTGTATAAATACAGACTTCTTAGCCTCCTGTATAAGTTTGATATGATTATCTCTTATTACTGGAAACTCATAGTTAGGTCCTGAGCTAATAAGTTGCATATATATGCTTTTTTCTTCTTCGTATTTAAGAGTAGGCTCAACTGGCAACTTTTCATCTTTTAAAAATTTATTTTTAACTATGCTCAAGGCAAAATAGAATTCTTTTTCAAAAGTTGCAACCACATCTCCAAAGACTTTTACAGAAGTATCACGCCAATATCCTATTTTTCCTTTACCCAAGTACTCATCTCCTATATTCATACCACCAACAAAGGCCACTTTATTGTCAATTATAGTCAGTTTTCTATGGTCTCTATAGTTTAGTCTAATATTAAATAAAGGTATATAAGTTTTAAAGAAGAAATATAAGTTCACTCCAGTATCTTTAAAGTATCTTTTCAGTCTAAAATTAGAAGTATTTACTCCATCTATGATTAGATTGACTTCTAAGCCTTCTTTAGCTTTTTCTATTAAAAGATCAGCTATTTCTTTTCCAATGTTATCAAACTTAAAAACGAAATATTCCATATTGATGACTTCTCTAGCATTTTTAATTTCCTTCTTTAAGTTTTCAAAAAAATCCTTCCCTGTAAAGTAAAGCTCAATATTATTATTGGCACTTATATGGTTATCTGTACTCATCTCAAGATAAGTAATAAGACCTTTCCATCTTCTTAGCTCTTTTCTATCAGCATTAGTAACGTTTTTTATACTTCTTAATTTTTTTATTTTATATATTTTATTGGCTACCCTTTTTTTCTTGAAAGTGAGACCAAAAAATAGATAGATAAAAAAACCAACATAAGGTAAAAGAGTTAAAATAAAGATCCAAAGAATTGTATATAGTGGATTTTTTTTCTCCACTGTGATAATAACAATAATAAAAAATAAATTTGCCACCCAAACATATTGTAAAAAGAGATTTACAAAAGTTATTATTAGAACTTGAATATCTTGCATATTTTTACCTCGAAAAAAATAATATTTGATATATAATATCACTTTTTTAGATATTCTCAAAAAAAAATAAAAAAATTATTTAAAAATATGGATAAATATAAATATATATGATAAAATTATAAGGAATAGTATAGTCATGTGGGAGGACATTTATATGTTAAGTAACAATACGAAATTTAACCTTTTACTAGGAGACAATTTTAATAAATTAGTTTCCTTACCAACAAAACAAGTAATAATGAGAAGTATACTTTCAGTTATAGATAGAGATTTTATTGTCTCAAGTAATAATTCATCTCTAGCTGAATTAGTTCAAAAGTTATTAGATAAAGTTCTAAATGAAAAGCAAGAAATTGTTGATATTATCAGCGATCTTTTTTCTATGGAAAATAAATCTGATTTAAGTTTTTATAAAGAAATATTCGATTCAGATATGTTTTCATCAATAATTACCACAAACTTTGATTATACCCTAGAAGAAAATTTCTTAAATTTAATAAAAATAAATACTCCCTTTGATGTGAATAATGAGGAAAGTGGGAAAGTAGCTTTTTATAAAATCTATGGAGATTATAAAGACAAAGATATTGATAAATTTGTTCTTTCTTCACAAGATATAAAAAGAATAAAAGTCTTAGGATTTTATGCTAAGTTTTGGGAAAAATTAAGAATTGAATTTAATAAGAGAGCAACGATAATCTTAGGTGCTAATCTAGAAGACAAAGAGTTCTTAGATATTTTAGATTTTATAATGTCTAAAACAGATAGGCTTCAAACAACTTATCTATACATCAATGATGAAATTGATAAGTATATGGCTGATAAAAATATTACTAATTTTATAAATAAGTATTCAATTGAAATTATAAAAGGAGAGGCTAAAGACTTTATTCCAAATCTAAAAGAAAGATTTTTTGATGAGAAAAAAAGTGGTGATGCCCTACAAAATTTTGCCTGATTGGTGAGGACGAAGCAAGTCCTCACCAAATTGAAGAACCTAAATTGGTTGAAAATTTTAAACCTGTTGAAGAGCCTAAAGTAATTGAAAAATATAAATTATTTGAGGAATTCAAAGTAATTGAAACAAATGAACCTGTTGTAAATGAAGTAGTTAACTTAAAACCTATAGAAAATAAGGAAATGGAGATAACTCTAAGACATGATGATTTTCTTGAAACAAGCTCTGAAGTAAAGTTTACAAGTATGGCTTTAAAGAATTTCCCTATAAAATACAGAAATTTTTCAAAGGACTTAGAACCTTTAAAAACTAATTTTTTAGGAATAACTGATGTGGATTTTGGAAATGTCAGATTAGAAGGTGTTTCAATTAAAATTTTAGACTTTTTAGATTTTAAACTTATAGAATTTAGAAAGAAAGATTTTAGAATTGCTATAGATGAAAAAGATAGCTTATTTGAATATGAAATACCTAAAGACATTAAAAATAAAAGATTGGAAGAAATACTTAATTTCTTTGCTAATTTCTTTAAAGCAACTACTATAAAATTTAAAATAGCTAATGATAAATATGAATATTATTTCCATAATAATATTGAGTATTATAAATTTATAACCTTAAAACAAATTTTAACTCAATATACAAATTTAATTTCTAATCTAAGATTATATAGATATAAAAATTTATCTTCGGCTAAGAATACCTTCTTTGAATTAGATTTACTTGATAAATCAAATTCTGTGGAAGAGGCAAATACTTGGATAAATGCAGAGATTAAATCAGTTATTGATGTGAATATAGGGGATAGTTTAACAATAAAACGTCTTCATAAGATGAATTTTAATGATTTTCCTTATGATGTAGAAGAAATAATCACCTTAGTCCATCCTCTTACTAAAGAAGAAGTAAAAGACAACATAATAAAATTAACAAGAAAATCTGTTAAGATAAAATTGAGAAGAGTTCATAAATAGGAGGTTTATGTTGCATGGATAAATTAATAAAAGAAGAGTTCTTTAAAGAATTTTCCATTAATGAGGATTATTTTCTTTCCACTGGTTTAGATTGGACTGAATTAGAAAAAATATATGAAGACTATGTAAGCTTAGTTCCTCTTTTAGAAAAAGAAGCTGAATATGTAGTATCTAAATTAATAGATGTATCATCTGTACACTCTGTAAGAAGAAGGGTAAAAAAACCTAGCCATCTAATTGAAAAAATAATTAGAAAAGGAAAGAAGTACCAAGAAAGAAATATCAGTGTTGATAACTATAAAGAAATAGTTACAGACTTAATAGGGATAAGAGTGTTACATCTTTTTAAAGATGATTGGCAAACTATACATCATGAAATTTTAAATCTTTGGGATATAAAAGAAACACCTCAAGTTAATATTAGAAGAGGTGATTACAATCTATCTCAATTTAAAGAAACAATTAAAGACATAAACTGTGATGTAATTGTAAGAGAACATGGATATCGTTCAGTACATTATCTTGTTAGCATAGATATAACAAAAGTTTTAAATATATCTGTTGAAATACAAGTGAGAACAGTTTTTGAAGAAGCTTGGAGTGAAATAGATCACATTATGAGATATCCTTATGATGTTGATAATCCAATAATAACTGAATACTTAGGGATTTTTAATCGTATAGTTGGTTCAGCTGATGAAATGGGAACTTTCTTAAAGAAAGTTAAAGAAAATTTTGGAAATGCAAAAAATGTTGATGAAGTTCAAAGAGAATTAGATTTAAAATTTAAATAAAATAGGAGGCATATGCCTCCTATTATTCTATTCTTGATTTTTAATATTTTCTATAGCTTCAGTGAAAGCTTCTTTAAAACCTTCTGATGTAAAAGTTGCTCCTGCTACCATGTCGATTTTATCAAGTCTTTGTCTAGCCTTAACATCACTAACTAATTTTGTACAACAAACACCACCAATGACATCAGTATCTCCATGTTCAACTTGAATTTCAGTAACTCTAAGTGATTTATCTTTTTTCTTGTAAGCTTTAACTTTTAAAGTAATATCACCATTATAACCTATACCAGTTCCTTCAGCTTCATAGATTTTTGGTTTGAATTTATCTTCAAATGCAAAAGCAAGGAAACCAATTGAAATGAAAGCTATAACTAACCATTCTCTTATTCCTAAATCTTTTATCGTCATTCAT harbors:
- the cls gene encoding cardiolipin synthase, translating into MQDIQVLIITFVNLFLQYVWVANLFFIIVIITVEKKNPLYTILWIFILTLLPYVGFFIYLFFGLTFKKKRVANKIYKIKKLRSIKNVTNADRKELRRWKGLITYLEMSTDNHISANNNIELYFTGKDFFENLKKEIKNAREVINMEYFVFKFDNIGKEIADLLIEKAKEGLEVNLIIDGVNTSNFRLKRYFKDTGVNLYFFFKTYIPLFNIRLNYRDHRKLTIIDNKVAFVGGMNIGDEYLGKGKIGYWRDTSVKVFGDVVATFEKEFYFALSIVKNKFLKDEKLPVEPTLKYEEEKSIYMQLISSGPNYEFPVIRDNHIKLIQEAKKSVFIQTPYFVPDDLLLDTLKTAILSGIDVKIMIPNKADHLFIYWVNQYYIADLLRLGANIYRYENGFIHSKTLLIDEEVISVGTCNLDYRSFYLNFEVNLNVYNKEVANAFKVQYYKDIAISKKLTFNDFAKRSIFTKIKESVFRLLSPIL
- a CDS encoding SIR2 family protein, which encodes MLSNNTKFNLLLGDNFNKLVSLPTKQVIMRSILSVIDRDFIVSSNNSSLAELVQKLLDKVLNEKQEIVDIISDLFSMENKSDLSFYKEIFDSDMFSSIITTNFDYTLEENFLNLIKINTPFDVNNEESGKVAFYKIYGDYKDKDIDKFVLSSQDIKRIKVLGFYAKFWEKLRIEFNKRATIILGANLEDKEFLDILDFIMSKTDRLQTTYLYINDEIDKYMADKNITNFINKYSIEIIKGEAKDFIPNLKERFFDEKKSGDALQNFA
- a CDS encoding nucleotidyltransferase family protein encodes the protein MDKLIKEEFFKEFSINEDYFLSTGLDWTELEKIYEDYVSLVPLLEKEAEYVVSKLIDVSSVHSVRRRVKKPSHLIEKIIRKGKKYQERNISVDNYKEIVTDLIGIRVLHLFKDDWQTIHHEILNLWDIKETPQVNIRRGDYNLSQFKETIKDINCDVIVREHGYRSVHYLVSIDITKVLNISVEIQVRTVFEEAWSEIDHIMRYPYDVDNPIITEYLGIFNRIVGSADEMGTFLKKVKENFGNAKNVDEVQRELDLKFK
- a CDS encoding FMN-binding protein, whose product is MTIKDLGIREWLVIAFISIGFLAFAFEDKFKPKIYEAEGTGIGYNGDITLKVKAYKKKDKSLRVTEIQVEHGDTDVIGGVCCTKLVSDVKARQRLDKIDMVAGATFTSEGFKEAFTEAIENIKNQE